Proteins encoded by one window of Polaribacter haliotis:
- a CDS encoding peroxiredoxin-like family protein — protein MIKPREKAPNLEINLVNGTKWSLQEQTPENFTMLVFYRGKHCPVCKKQLEELQKKKDEFTERGVNLIAISSDTEEVAKETYKEWDIDDIPVGYDFPIEEARKWGLFISEGIKKEPKHFTEPGLFLIHKDGTVYWESIQSMPFGRSPLREVLGGIDYILKEGYPARGEA, from the coding sequence ATGATAAAACCAAGAGAAAAAGCACCAAATTTAGAAATTAATTTAGTGAACGGTACTAAATGGAGTTTACAAGAACAAACACCAGAAAACTTTACAATGCTTGTTTTTTATAGAGGAAAACACTGTCCTGTTTGTAAAAAACAATTAGAAGAACTTCAAAAGAAAAAAGACGAGTTTACAGAAAGAGGTGTAAATCTAATTGCAATAAGTTCAGATACTGAAGAAGTAGCCAAAGAAACGTATAAAGAATGGGATATTGACGATATTCCTGTTGGATATGATTTTCCAATTGAAGAAGCCAGAAAATGGGGTTTATTTATTTCTGAAGGAATTAAAAAAGAACCTAAACATTTTACAGAACCAGGTTTGTTTTTAATCCATAAAGACGGAACTGTCTATTGGGAATCTATACAATCGATGCCTTTTGGAAGATCTCCTTTGAGAGAAGTTTTAGGCGGAATCGATTATATTTTAAAAGAAGGATATCCTGCAAGAGGAGAAGCGTAA
- a CDS encoding NAD(P)-dependent alcohol dehydrogenase produces MSEKIKAYGTEAADKDLQQMEIERRAILENDVKIDILYCGVCHSDIHAAKNDWGNANYPLVPGHEIVGKVIEVGTDVKNYKEGDLVGVGCMVDSCKECGACEDDLEQFCEKGMVGTYNGKDKHSGDRTFGGYSTSIVVREEFVLKVPTNLDTKAVAPLLCAGITTFSPLNHWKIKKGDKVGIIGLGGLGHMGIKFASAMGAETYMITTSEGKAEDAKKLGADDVIISKNKDEMKKHAGSFDFLLNTVPVKHDINPYLQILKRDSTMVMVGAIEPLEPMNGGNLIMGRKRVAGSLIGGIKETQEMLDFCGEHNITSEIEMIDMQDINKAFERVTNNDVKYRFVIDMKTLKEA; encoded by the coding sequence ATGTCAGAGAAAATAAAAGCATATGGAACAGAAGCTGCAGATAAAGATTTGCAACAAATGGAAATCGAAAGAAGAGCAATTTTAGAAAATGATGTAAAAATCGATATTTTATATTGTGGAGTTTGTCATAGCGATATTCACGCAGCAAAAAACGATTGGGGAAATGCAAACTATCCATTAGTTCCTGGTCATGAAATTGTTGGAAAAGTAATTGAAGTTGGTACTGATGTTAAAAATTATAAAGAAGGAGATTTAGTTGGAGTAGGATGTATGGTCGATTCTTGTAAAGAATGTGGTGCTTGTGAAGACGATTTAGAACAATTCTGTGAAAAAGGAATGGTTGGGACCTATAATGGAAAAGACAAACATTCTGGAGATAGAACTTTCGGAGGATATTCAACCTCGATTGTTGTAAGAGAAGAATTTGTGTTGAAAGTACCAACGAATTTAGATACAAAAGCAGTTGCACCATTATTATGTGCAGGAATTACTACGTTTTCACCTTTAAATCATTGGAAAATTAAAAAAGGAGACAAAGTTGGTATTATTGGTTTAGGTGGACTTGGACATATGGGAATTAAATTCGCAAGTGCAATGGGTGCAGAAACGTATATGATTACAACTTCCGAAGGAAAAGCAGAAGACGCTAAAAAATTAGGAGCAGATGATGTAATTATTTCAAAAAATAAAGATGAAATGAAAAAACATGCAGGAAGTTTCGATTTTCTGTTGAATACTGTTCCTGTAAAACACGATATCAATCCGTATTTACAAATCTTAAAAAGAGATTCCACAATGGTTATGGTTGGCGCAATTGAGCCTTTAGAGCCAATGAATGGTGGGAATTTAATTATGGGAAGAAAAAGAGTTGCAGGTTCATTAATTGGCGGAATTAAAGAAACACAAGAAATGTTAGATTTCTGTGGAGAGCATAATATCACATCAGAAATTGAAATGATTGACATGCAAGATATCAACAAAGCTTTTGAAAGAGTTACAAATAACGATGTAAAATACCGTTTTGTAATTGATATGAAAACATTAAAAGAAGCATAG
- a CDS encoding acetolactate synthase large subunit, translating to MKTSDIIIQALENEGVEYIFGLPGEENLDVLESIRKSNKIEIIITRHEQGAGFMAATYGRLTGKPGVCMSTLGPGATNLVTPTAYAQLGAMPMVILTGQKPIKESKQGKFQILDVVEMMQPLTKFTKQITYGKNSGAIIREAFRRSQEERPGAVHLEIPEDVAKEEVEKPHFFNVENIKIPSANKDSVLDACKMICSAKKPLLLIGAGANRKRASVALTDFVKTLEIPFFNTQMGKGIIDERNPLYIGTAALSSSDFIHEAIENADLIINVGHDSIEKPPFIMNADDKRKVIHVNFFAAEINEVYFPQLNVIGDIASTIKELTSQLKDNSKKWNNDFYLKVKENVSNHLAKYEENNRFPILPQRLVKITRDILPEDGIVTLDNGIYKIWFARNFPAYAQNTLILDNALATMGAGFPSAMMAKKLNPDKKVISVNGDGGFMMNSQELETAIRMELDMVIIILNDNAYGMIEWKQEGEGFPKFGLEYKNPDFVKYAESFGAFGYRPTSIKDFEEILAKTLDLKGIHVIDLAVDYSLNHKILNVLLKENSKK from the coding sequence ATGAAAACTTCCGATATAATTATACAAGCATTAGAAAATGAAGGTGTAGAATATATTTTTGGATTGCCAGGTGAAGAAAATTTAGACGTTTTAGAATCCATCCGAAAATCCAATAAAATTGAGATTATAATAACAAGACATGAACAAGGTGCTGGTTTTATGGCAGCAACTTATGGACGACTCACAGGAAAACCTGGAGTTTGCATGTCCACTTTAGGTCCAGGAGCCACAAATTTAGTTACACCAACTGCGTATGCACAATTAGGTGCAATGCCAATGGTTATACTTACAGGTCAGAAACCTATTAAAGAGAGTAAACAAGGAAAGTTTCAAATTTTAGATGTGGTAGAAATGATGCAACCGCTTACAAAATTCACCAAACAAATTACGTATGGTAAAAATTCTGGAGCCATTATTAGAGAAGCGTTTAGACGTTCTCAAGAAGAAAGACCTGGAGCTGTTCATCTAGAAATTCCAGAAGATGTTGCCAAAGAAGAAGTAGAAAAACCTCACTTTTTTAATGTTGAAAACATAAAAATTCCATCTGCAAATAAAGATTCGGTTTTAGATGCTTGTAAAATGATATGTTCAGCAAAAAAACCACTCTTATTAATTGGTGCTGGTGCAAATAGAAAAAGAGCTTCTGTGGCACTTACTGATTTTGTAAAAACATTAGAAATCCCATTTTTTAATACACAAATGGGAAAAGGAATTATTGATGAAAGAAATCCTTTATATATTGGTACAGCTGCACTTTCTTCGAGTGATTTTATTCATGAAGCCATTGAAAATGCCGATTTAATTATTAATGTTGGTCATGATTCTATTGAAAAACCACCATTTATAATGAATGCTGATGACAAACGAAAAGTAATCCATGTCAACTTTTTTGCAGCTGAAATTAATGAAGTTTATTTCCCACAATTGAATGTTATTGGAGATATTGCTTCGACTATTAAAGAATTAACAAGTCAGTTAAAAGACAATTCTAAAAAATGGAATAATGATTTTTATTTAAAAGTGAAGGAAAATGTGTCTAATCATTTAGCAAAATATGAAGAAAACAATCGCTTCCCTATTTTGCCTCAAAGATTGGTTAAAATTACCAGAGATATTTTACCTGAAGATGGAATTGTAACTTTAGACAACGGAATTTATAAAATTTGGTTTGCGCGTAATTTTCCTGCTTATGCTCAAAATACTTTAATTTTAGACAATGCTTTGGCAACAATGGGCGCAGGTTTTCCTTCTGCAATGATGGCTAAAAAACTAAATCCAGATAAAAAAGTAATTTCTGTAAATGGAGATGGTGGTTTTATGATGAATTCGCAAGAATTGGAAACCGCAATTCGTATGGAATTAGATATGGTAATTATTATTTTAAATGATAATGCCTATGGAATGATTGAGTGGAAACAAGAAGGAGAAGGATTCCCTAAATTTGGTTTGGAATATAAAAATCCTGATTTTGTAAAATATGCAGAAAGTTTTGGTGCTTTTGGTTACAGACCAACATCCATTAAAGATTTTGAAGAAATATTAGCAAAAACATTAGATTTAAAAGGAATTCATGTAATAGATTTAGCTGTAGATTATTCGCTAAATCATAAAATATTGAATGTATTATTGAAAGAAAATTCAAAAAAATAA
- a CDS encoding NAD-dependent succinate-semialdehyde dehydrogenase — MKKTTTINPATEEEIKSYERISSKEAKGKVAKANETYQTWKKTSFEERSKLMNKLATIFEENVEEYAQLATQEMGKIIKQSRAEIEKCAKICRYYAVNIEELIADEVIKTEAQKSYVTFQPLGVTLAVMPWNFPFYQVIRFAAPAVMTGNTGVLKHASNVQGCAFALEDAFKKAGFPDGVFTNLNLESKDIKAVIEDKNIVAVTLTGSEPAGRSVAKIAGENLKKTVLELGGSDAYIILEDADLEKATDLATYGRLQNNGQTCIAAKRFIVLEEIYDDFLKLFTKKMKDAKMGEPTNEEVYYGPMARVDLRDELHEQVEKTVKQGGKLVLGGKIPDRKGAYYPATILADLKAGMTGFDEELFGPVASVIKAKTEEEAIELANNSTFGLGSGVITGDSKRGEKVALQLEAGNSFVNKLVASDPRLPFGGIKNSGYGRELSSYGIREFVNTKSIWID; from the coding sequence ATGAAAAAGACAACAACTATAAATCCTGCAACAGAAGAAGAAATAAAAAGTTATGAAAGAATTTCTTCAAAAGAAGCGAAAGGAAAAGTAGCTAAAGCGAATGAAACTTACCAAACATGGAAAAAAACAAGTTTTGAAGAACGTTCTAAATTAATGAATAAATTAGCGACAATTTTTGAAGAAAACGTAGAAGAATATGCGCAATTAGCAACCCAGGAAATGGGTAAAATAATTAAACAATCTCGTGCAGAAATAGAAAAATGTGCAAAAATCTGTAGATATTATGCTGTTAATATTGAAGAATTAATAGCAGATGAAGTTATAAAAACTGAAGCTCAAAAAAGTTATGTTACTTTTCAACCTTTAGGAGTTACTTTAGCTGTAATGCCTTGGAATTTTCCATTTTATCAGGTAATTCGTTTTGCTGCACCAGCAGTTATGACTGGTAATACTGGTGTTCTAAAACATGCATCTAATGTACAAGGTTGTGCTTTTGCTTTGGAAGATGCATTTAAAAAAGCAGGTTTTCCTGATGGAGTTTTTACCAACTTAAATTTAGAATCTAAAGACATTAAAGCAGTTATTGAAGATAAAAATATTGTAGCAGTTACATTGACAGGAAGTGAACCTGCAGGACGTTCTGTTGCAAAAATTGCTGGAGAAAATTTAAAGAAAACCGTTTTAGAATTAGGAGGAAGTGATGCATATATCATTTTGGAAGATGCAGATTTAGAAAAAGCGACGGATTTAGCTACTTATGGACGTTTGCAAAATAACGGACAAACTTGCATCGCCGCAAAACGTTTTATAGTTTTAGAAGAAATTTATGATGATTTTCTAAAACTCTTCACCAAAAAAATGAAAGATGCAAAAATGGGAGAACCTACGAACGAAGAAGTTTATTATGGACCAATGGCAAGAGTAGATTTACGGGATGAATTGCACGAACAAGTAGAAAAAACAGTTAAACAAGGTGGTAAATTGGTTTTAGGTGGTAAAATTCCAGATAGAAAAGGTGCGTATTATCCTGCTACAATTTTAGCGGATTTAAAAGCTGGAATGACTGGTTTTGATGAAGAACTTTTTGGTCCAGTTGCTTCTGTAATTAAAGCAAAAACAGAAGAAGAAGCGATTGAATTAGCAAATAATTCCACTTTTGGTTTGGGTTCTGGTGTAATTACAGGCGATTCTAAAAGAGGAGAAAAAGTGGCTTTACAATTAGAAGCAGGGAATAGTTTTGTAAATAAATTGGTGGCTTCAGATCCAAGATTACCTTTTGGTGGTATTAAAAATTCTGGTTATGGTAGAGAATTATCAAGTTATGGAATTCGTGAATTTGTGAATACAAAATCAATTTGGATTGATTAA
- a CDS encoding YihY/virulence factor BrkB family protein, which produces MQAKKIIKDFPKLLKKTGSNWLDSGPFELSAIVAYYAILSLPALIVIILNLVGNIWGREIVEGELLDEITKAVGIQTAESIRVMMLDRGDESVSIFTTFIGVGTLIYGATGVFYQLQAAFDKIWKLKENTNTNGFIKMIVDRLKSFGFILIIGFLLLISFILTALISAFSRRIEVFVPDNLFEYIYVIDFLMSILFIYVLFAAMFKYLPSKKVRWRAVKVGAALTAILFVIGKYLLAWYFSEMDPGSTYGAAGSVILIMLWVSYSSLILFFGAHFTKVYADTYLNNKDEIIIKE; this is translated from the coding sequence GTGCAAGCAAAAAAAATCATAAAAGACTTTCCAAAATTATTAAAGAAAACAGGAAGTAATTGGTTAGATAGTGGCCCTTTTGAATTAAGTGCAATTGTTGCCTATTATGCCATTTTATCTTTACCTGCCTTAATTGTTATCATCTTAAATTTGGTTGGAAATATTTGGGGAAGAGAAATTGTAGAAGGCGAATTATTGGATGAAATCACGAAAGCTGTAGGAATTCAAACAGCAGAATCTATTCGAGTGATGATGTTGGATAGAGGTGATGAATCTGTCTCTATTTTTACAACATTTATTGGAGTTGGAACACTTATTTATGGTGCAACAGGAGTTTTTTATCAGTTACAAGCAGCGTTTGATAAAATTTGGAAATTAAAAGAAAACACAAACACAAACGGATTTATAAAGATGATTGTAGATCGCCTAAAAAGCTTTGGTTTTATTTTAATTATTGGTTTTTTATTACTGATTAGTTTCATTTTAACAGCATTAATTAGTGCATTTAGCAGGAGAATAGAAGTATTTGTGCCAGATAATTTGTTTGAATATATCTATGTTATAGATTTTTTAATGTCCATTTTATTTATCTACGTTTTATTTGCTGCAATGTTTAAATATTTACCAAGTAAAAAAGTGCGTTGGAGAGCTGTAAAAGTAGGAGCAGCTTTAACAGCTATTTTATTTGTAATTGGTAAGTATTTATTGGCTTGGTATTTTAGTGAAATGGATCCAGGTTCTACTTATGGAGCCGCAGGTTCTGTAATTTTGATTATGTTATGGGTTTCATACTCAAGTTTAATTCTCTTTTTTGGAGCGCATTTTACAAAAGTGTATGCAGATACATATTTGAATAATAAAGATGAAATAATTATTAAAGAATAA
- a CDS encoding EamA family transporter, with protein sequence MKTNKSQILIIVAFISIYVIWGSTYLFNKVAVTELPPFFLACIRFSTAGVLMLLIAKIFGFSLKITKKQFLNSAIASLFFLILGNSVFVWALQYVDSGFAALIASTQPLFVLLILRFLDRKPMQKKSIVGVCLGVLGMVLLVSQQELVTSDETILGIVVMLGCVLGWSYGGVFVSKADLPKNFFVSTGIQMVIAGVVLAILSLSFKENWTSPLTWSSNVQISMFLLVILGGIVAFTAFNYLLKVVSTEKVATSAYVNPVIALFMGWYFLEEKISTQSMIASAILLTGVYFITSRKRKVKNVNGTSKT encoded by the coding sequence ATGAAAACGAATAAATCTCAAATTTTAATTATTGTAGCATTTATATCCATTTATGTAATTTGGGGTTCTACCTACTTATTCAACAAAGTTGCAGTAACAGAATTACCACCATTTTTCTTGGCTTGTATTCGTTTTTCTACAGCTGGAGTTTTAATGTTATTAATTGCCAAAATTTTTGGTTTTAGTCTTAAAATTACTAAAAAGCAATTCCTCAATTCAGCCATAGCATCATTATTTTTTTTGATTTTAGGAAATAGTGTTTTTGTTTGGGCATTGCAATATGTAGATAGTGGTTTTGCAGCTTTAATAGCTTCTACTCAACCTTTATTTGTATTGTTAATTTTACGTTTTTTAGACCGAAAACCAATGCAAAAAAAATCTATTGTAGGAGTTTGTTTGGGTGTTTTAGGGATGGTTTTATTAGTAAGTCAGCAAGAGTTAGTCACATCAGATGAAACCATTTTAGGAATTGTAGTAATGTTAGGTTGTGTTTTAGGTTGGAGTTATGGAGGTGTTTTTGTTTCCAAAGCAGATTTACCAAAAAATTTCTTTGTAAGCACAGGAATACAAATGGTAATTGCTGGAGTTGTTTTGGCTATTTTAAGTCTTTCTTTTAAAGAAAATTGGACTTCTCCATTAACATGGAGCTCTAATGTTCAAATCTCAATGTTTTTATTAGTTATTTTGGGAGGTATTGTCGCTTTTACAGCATTTAACTACTTATTAAAAGTAGTTTCTACAGAAAAAGTAGCAACTTCTGCATATGTAAACCCTGTTATCGCTTTATTTATGGGCTGGTATTTTCTAGAGGAAAAAATCTCTACGCAATCTATGATTGCTTCTGCCATTTTATTAACAGGTGTTTATTTTATAACTTCAAGAAAAAGGAAAGTGAAAAATGTAAATGGTACTTCTAAAACTTAA
- a CDS encoding T9SS type A sorting domain-containing protein, whose translation MIKTFKAILCFIFFTNIANAQYLEVASNGSIQLTKNSFLSINNITVNSGGSVILNSDASHSSSLLVAGTSIGKITYNRFLNSANWYLISAPITSQSVADFVTTNTPALNTNGTKSALGVYISENAETTKWSYYDTSDMPTELTSDLTSGKGYTVSRKTAGSLTFTGNIATNNVSVPLITASGSHLWHSVGNPFPSFLPGNTAAGATNILGQNNASLNPLFSFLYVFNGTSYQPIAIDDAAFHIAPGQAFMVNPKSANESFTFSEALTSHQSKATTFYKTTNNNEVRVKIIMNDGETEKNTTIRYLTNGTKGLDVGYDAGAYQTSTPKYALNTRLVDNSYEVDFTIQVLPNKNYESNIIPLSVYAETGKELTFNATIENLPPDINVFIEDKELAIIKNITTNSYQIKVDKNLKGNGRFYLHTSTKSVLSLEDFITTNISIYANQQRELVINGLILGSKVQSKLYSLLGKKVHNSYFTANGVQYIKLPKKIAKGVYIAKILVDGKTVSKKILIN comes from the coding sequence ATGATAAAAACTTTTAAAGCTATTCTTTGTTTTATCTTTTTTACGAATATTGCAAATGCGCAGTATTTGGAAGTTGCTTCTAATGGAAGTATACAACTTACAAAAAACAGCTTTTTATCTATAAACAACATAACAGTAAATTCTGGTGGTTCTGTAATATTAAATTCTGATGCAAGCCATAGTTCTTCTTTATTAGTAGCAGGAACTTCAATAGGGAAAATTACTTATAATCGGTTTTTAAATAGTGCAAATTGGTATTTAATAAGTGCACCAATAACTTCGCAATCTGTTGCAGACTTCGTTACAACTAACACTCCTGCACTAAATACAAATGGAACTAAATCTGCATTAGGTGTTTATATTTCAGAAAATGCAGAAACTACAAAATGGAGTTATTATGACACGAGTGATATGCCAACAGAACTTACAAGCGATTTAACTAGCGGAAAAGGATATACTGTAAGCAGAAAAACTGCAGGTTCTTTAACTTTTACAGGTAATATCGCTACTAATAATGTTTCTGTACCATTAATCACAGCAAGTGGATCACATTTATGGCATAGTGTAGGAAATCCTTTCCCTTCCTTTTTACCTGGAAATACTGCTGCAGGAGCTACAAATATTCTAGGTCAAAATAATGCAAGTTTAAACCCTCTTTTTTCGTTTTTATATGTTTTTAATGGTACAAGTTACCAGCCAATAGCAATAGATGATGCTGCATTTCATATTGCACCAGGACAAGCTTTTATGGTAAACCCTAAAAGTGCGAACGAAAGTTTTACTTTCTCAGAGGCTTTAACTAGTCATCAATCTAAAGCTACTACATTTTATAAAACTACTAATAATAATGAAGTTCGTGTAAAAATTATAATGAATGATGGGGAAACAGAAAAAAATACAACAATTCGTTATTTAACAAACGGAACCAAAGGTTTAGATGTTGGTTATGATGCAGGTGCGTATCAAACAAGTACACCAAAATATGCATTAAATACAAGATTAGTTGATAATAGTTATGAAGTAGATTTTACAATACAAGTATTACCAAATAAAAATTATGAAAGTAATATAATTCCTTTATCTGTATATGCAGAAACTGGTAAAGAATTAACTTTTAATGCTACAATAGAAAATTTACCTCCAGATATTAATGTATTTATAGAAGACAAAGAATTAGCAATTATAAAAAATATAACTACAAATAGCTATCAAATTAAAGTAGATAAAAATCTAAAAGGAAATGGACGCTTTTATTTACATACGAGTACAAAATCTGTGTTATCTTTAGAAGATTTTATTACAACAAATATTTCAATTTATGCTAATCAGCAAAGAGAATTAGTTATAAATGGACTTATTTTGGGTAGTAAAGTACAAAGTAAATTATATTCTTTACTGGGTAAAAAAGTGCATAACAGTTATTTTACTGCGAATGGGGTTCAGTATATAAAATTGCCTAAGAAAATTGCCAAAGGTGTTTATATAGCCAAAATTTTAGTAGATGGTAAAACAGTTTCTAAAAAAATATTAATTAATTAA
- the hisIE gene encoding bifunctional phosphoribosyl-AMP cyclohydrolase/phosphoribosyl-ATP diphosphatase HisIE — MNIDFNKNNDGLVPAIIQDATTKNVLMLGYMNEEAFAKTQETKLVTFFSRTKNRLWTKGEESGNVLNLVDIKLDCDNDTLLIQVNPNGPTCHKGSDTCWNEENNSNYGFFSTLENVITERVSNKDTQKSYVASLFAKGINKVAQKVGEEAVETVIEAMDNNDELFLYESADLMFHYLMLLQAKGFTLKDIEAELMKRQK, encoded by the coding sequence ATGAACATAGATTTCAATAAAAATAACGATGGATTAGTTCCAGCGATCATTCAAGATGCAACTACAAAAAATGTGTTAATGTTGGGGTATATGAATGAAGAAGCTTTTGCTAAAACTCAAGAAACAAAATTAGTAACATTTTTTAGCAGAACTAAAAATAGACTCTGGACAAAAGGTGAAGAAAGTGGAAATGTGTTGAATTTAGTCGATATTAAATTAGATTGTGATAACGATACTTTATTAATTCAAGTGAATCCAAATGGACCAACGTGCCATAAAGGTTCAGATACTTGTTGGAATGAAGAGAACAATTCGAATTATGGTTTCTTTTCTACTTTAGAAAACGTAATTACAGAAAGAGTTTCTAATAAAGATACTCAAAAATCTTACGTAGCAAGTTTGTTTGCTAAAGGAATTAATAAAGTAGCGCAAAAAGTAGGAGAGGAAGCTGTAGAAACTGTTATTGAAGCAATGGACAATAACGACGAATTGTTTTTATATGAATCTGCAGATTTAATGTTTCACTATTTAATGTTATTACAAGCAAAAGGCTTTACTTTAAAAGATATCGAAGCAGAATTAATGAAAAGACAGAAGTGA
- the hisF gene encoding imidazole glycerol phosphate synthase subunit HisF, which yields MLTKRIIPCLDIKNGRTVKGVNFVNLIDAGDPVVLAKQYAELGADELVFLDISATLEGRKTMREMVLKVAEQVNIPFTVGGGISSVEDVDLLLQCGADKVSINSSAIKRPELVNELADKFGSQCVVVAIDAKQVDGEWIVHLAGGTIPTELNLFEWAKEVEKRGAGEILFTSMNNDGTKAGFANEALAKLSTELNIPIIASGGAGTVQHFIDTFVEGKSDAALAASVFHFGEIPILELKQELNKNNIPVRL from the coding sequence ATGCTCACAAAAAGAATAATACCTTGTTTAGATATTAAAAATGGAAGAACTGTAAAAGGTGTAAATTTCGTTAATTTAATAGATGCTGGAGATCCTGTAGTTTTAGCAAAACAATATGCTGAATTAGGTGCAGATGAATTGGTTTTTCTTGATATTTCTGCCACTTTAGAAGGTAGAAAAACCATGAGAGAAATGGTTTTAAAAGTTGCTGAACAAGTAAATATTCCATTTACAGTTGGTGGTGGAATTTCTTCAGTTGAAGATGTAGATTTGTTATTACAATGTGGAGCAGATAAGGTTTCTATAAATTCATCAGCAATTAAAAGACCAGAGTTAGTTAACGAATTAGCTGATAAATTTGGAAGCCAATGTGTTGTTGTTGCAATTGATGCAAAACAAGTTGATGGAGAATGGATTGTGCATTTGGCTGGCGGAACCATTCCTACAGAACTCAATTTATTTGAATGGGCAAAAGAAGTAGAAAAACGTGGAGCTGGAGAAATTTTATTTACTTCTATGAATAATGATGGTACTAAAGCAGGTTTTGCCAATGAAGCTTTAGCAAAATTATCAACAGAATTAAATATACCTATTATTGCTTCTGGTGGAGCAGGAACTGTGCAACATTTTATTGATACATTTGTAGAAGGAAAATCTGATGCAGCTTTGGCAGCAAGCGTTTTTCATTTTGGTGAAATTCCGATTTTAGAATTAAAACAAGAATTAAACAAGAATAATATTCCAGTAAGACTATAA
- the hisA gene encoding 1-(5-phosphoribosyl)-5-[(5-phosphoribosylamino)methylideneamino]imidazole-4-carboxamide isomerase, which translates to MRIIPAIDIIDGKCVRLTKGDYNTKKIYNESPLEVAKEFEAAGIEYLHVVDLDGAKASEIINYKVLEQIASKTNLKIDFGGGLKSDKDLEIAFNSGANQITGGSIAVKNSTIFESWIEKFGAQKIILGADFYPDNSGGKIATNGWQEESSLELIPFIADYHKKGIQYVICTDISKDGMLQGPSFDIYKEVLSEVKDLKLIASGGISTFDELPKLAENGCEGVIIGKAIYENKISLKQLENFILNK; encoded by the coding sequence ATGAGAATAATACCAGCAATAGATATTATTGACGGAAAGTGTGTTCGTTTAACAAAAGGCGATTACAATACCAAGAAAATATATAATGAAAGTCCGTTAGAAGTTGCCAAAGAATTTGAAGCTGCGGGAATCGAATATTTACACGTTGTAGATTTAGATGGCGCAAAAGCGAGTGAGATTATCAATTATAAAGTTTTAGAGCAAATTGCATCAAAAACAAACTTAAAAATTGATTTTGGAGGTGGTTTAAAGTCTGATAAAGATTTGGAAATTGCTTTTAATTCAGGAGCTAATCAAATTACTGGAGGTAGTATTGCTGTGAAAAACTCTACGATTTTTGAAAGTTGGATTGAAAAATTTGGAGCTCAAAAAATTATTTTAGGAGCAGATTTTTATCCAGATAATTCAGGAGGAAAAATAGCAACAAATGGTTGGCAAGAAGAAAGTTCTTTAGAATTGATTCCTTTTATTGCAGATTATCATAAAAAGGGAATTCAGTATGTAATTTGTACAGATATTTCTAAAGATGGAATGTTGCAAGGACCAAGTTTTGATATTTATAAGGAAGTTTTATCCGAAGTAAAGGATTTAAAATTGATAGCTTCTGGTGGAATTTCAACATTTGATGAATTGCCAAAATTAGCAGAAAATGGTTGCGAAGGTGTAATTATTGGAAAAGCTATTTATGAAAATAAAATAAGCTTAAAACAATTAGAAAACTTCATTTTAAATAAATAA